AGCGCCGCCAAGCGACTGGCCGTAAACAATTATTTTTTCAGGGGAATTGCCACATTGGATCAGATAATCCCAGGCGGCCTCAGCATCAAGATATGTACCTTCCTCAGACGGTTTACCGGTACTTTTGCCGTAACCCCTGTAATCAAAAAACAGAGCGCTAAAATTCATCTCATGGAAAATCCTTATACGTTCTATTACATGCGATACATTTCCGGCATTTCCATGACAAAAAAGAATAATACCTTTCTCAGGGTTTGCAGGGATATACCAGCCGGATATATTTATGTTATCTTTAGTTTGAAAATTGACCTCCCTGTAATAGAGATTTATACTTTGCGGTGTTTGCAAAATCTCTTTTTCAGGAAAGTAGATCATGCTGTCCTGTTTGAAGTATATTGCCCCCATAATTATAGAATAGGCAACTAACAGTATCATTCCGGCATAAGCCGCGATCTTTTTCATTCTGATATATTAAAGCCCAATGTCTTTTCTTTCAAGACTGTTCTGCAAAAGATTCCACTAAATTTTATTTTGTATTATTGAATGTATTATATTGTTAAGTTGGGGATTTTTTTAATAAATTTAAATCTATAGGCTTGCACTTCAAGTGTCTCCATACTCCCTTGCCCACATTCAGTCCGTCGTCCTTCTTGATCCATTTGCGGCAGACATAGCATATATCTTTTTTAAATTCCTCAAATAAGGGTTCCTGAATGTATGAAACTTTTGTCTTTTTTCGCATGGCAGATATTTCTTATGCAATGATAAACCTGGAAGAATAGAAATGCAAGACTAAAGTAATCGGGGTTTCCTGACTTTTTTATTGTTATATATTGTGCGGTTTTTGAACAATATGTTTTTTTAGGTTTTCTTTTTGTTCGGGCAGCGGCATTTCGAAAATTTTGATCTGCGGCGGTCTGCTTCGTCTTGCGATCCTCCGACGTACATTGCGTACGTCTACGGCCTGCAAATCTCACAGCCCATCCACATCTGCAAAATTTTTGCTCGATAAATCTCTTGCAATGAAACCTTACTGAAATGCCGCTGCCCACTGAACCCGGATTCGCATAAGCCTTCACGCTGATGCGAATCCGGGATAAAAAACATGGATCAATATCTCCAGTTCCCTATTCTCCCCCCTGTTATATTTGTCAGTTCAGGCTTGTCATTATTCAATCAATTGATTCCTCGAAGCTCTGCTGCGGGGAGGTTCATTTTATGTACCGTTTTCTCATGAAACGACTATACCGGTGTACATGCTTGCCGGTAGTGGCTTGATGCTGCAGGAGGGGGCGACGTGAGCCCCCAGTATAATAGAAAAATGTTGCAAAAAACCTGGAGTTACAGGAAAATAAATAAAATACCCTTTCGCAAGCGTTGCGTGGCATTTACCGGAAGGGATACAAGCGGGTTATAAATGGGCAATCTTAAAAAAGTGCTTAATCCTAAAACCATTGCATTCATCGGTTCAGAAGACCGGGAGGGCACCATCGAAAGATCAATATTTGATAACCTTCTCTCCTCAGGAGAGAGGCAGGTATTTGCTGTCAGTCCGGACAGAAGAAAGATGCTTCACATTGATTGTTACCCCTCTGTCTCATTTATTGATGAACATATAGACCTTGCTGTCATAGCAGTACATGATGAACTGATTACTGATATAGCTGAAGAGTGCGGGAAAAAGGGTGTAGAGGGTGCAATTATTATATCGGCAGGCCCTAAGTATGAGAGAAAAAAGTTTGAAAATGAGATATGGAATATAAAAAAGAATTACGGCATAAGGATAATTGGCCCCGACAGTAACGGTATTATTCTGCCTAATAATAACTTGAATACCACATTCCTTAAGGCACACCCAGTAGCTGGAAATATAGCCTTTATCTCCCAGAGCAGCACTATAGGAAATACTATGCTTCACTGGGGGATGGATAACCATATTGGTTTCAGTATGTTTGCATCTCTCGGTTCCATGGTTGACGTGGATTTTGCTGATCTCATAGATTTTCTTCAGGAAGATTATTACACAAAAAGCATCATGCTCTATGTTGAGCACATAAAAGATGCAAAAAAGTTCTTAAGTGCCTCGCGCTGTTTTGCACGAAATAAACCTATTGTTGTTTTTAAACCAGGCAGATATCCCCAGAGCACAGAAACGCTCTTTTCCCGTACGGGCGTGGAGACAGGAAGCGATGCAGTCTATGATGCTGCTTTCAGGCGGGTTGGTATAGTAAGGACAAAGGAAACAATGGATTTTTTTGACACAGCCAAGGTCCTTGTTTCAAGATCTCTGCCCAGGGGGCCAAGGCTTGGTGTTATTACTAACTCAGGCAGCATCAGCATTATTGCCTGTGACACCCTTGCAGAACAGAAAGGTCAACTTGCCAGGCTTTCAGAAAAAAGCATGAAAAAGCTTTGCCGTATAATGCCTTCCTACTGGAAAGCAAATAACCCCTTTGATCTTTTCGGAGATGCTGATATTGAAAGATATATCGAGATAACAGACGTTTGCCTGAGAGACGATGGTGTCGACGGTGTTCTCATTGTATATGCGCCTGCTCCTTATCATGACCCGGGAGAACTGGCAAGGCGGATAGTCGAACTCTCTTTGAAAACAACAAAACCAATCGTTGCTGTCTGGATGGGTGGTCAATATTCACTCCAGGGTTTAGATATTTTAGAAAAAGCCAATATACCCGTCTATACAACTCCGGAAGTTGCTGTGAGAGCATGTATGTATATGTTTAAGTACCGGCGGAATATTGAGATTCTAAATGAAACCCCGGAAGAAGCCCCTGAGAACAAAATGGGACTGACAAATCACCTGAAGGCTGTTATTCGCAATGCTGTTAAAGGAAACAAAGAAATCCTTGACGAAGATGACGCTGCAAATTTTCTTAAAAATTATGAAATTCCCTTTTTAAAAAAATCTGATCCTCATGGAAAATCTGTAACAACTGAATCTATAGTTGATGAGTGGTCTTTAAGATCAAAGAAGGACGTTGATTTTGGAACTGTCATACTTTTTGTATCTATGGCTGGAGGATATAGAAATCGTACGGGTTTTGCTGTAGGCCTGCCCCCGTTAAATCAGGTTCTTGCAAAATATATGATGGATGAAGCTGAATTTCGGGCAACCAATAAATCCGTTATGAGGCATATGGAGGAAATCCTTATGAATTTTTCCAGCCTCATTGTTGATTTCCCGGAGATAGCAGAGATAGAAATAGAAGTTGCAGTAACGGCAGACGACAGGGTATATGCAAGAAACACAACAATTTGTATAGATAAAAACTATCAAAAGGGCGTTGCTCATTACCCTCATCTTGTAATTATGCCCTACCCGACAAAGTACATCATGCCCTGGAGATTAAGGGATGGAAGAGATGTTATATTGAGGCCGCTCAAGGCGGAAGATGAACCTCTGATAAAAGAAATGATGTCCACATTATCCGAAGAAACGCTTCGGTTACGATTTTTTGTGGCTTTGAAAATCAATCACAGGATGCTCATGAATTTCTGTAACATAGATTATGACAGAGAAATTGCTATTATTGCTGAATTAAATGAAGGCGACAAAAAGAGGATTATAGGCGGTGGGCGCCTTATTGTCGAGCCTGATTCAGGGAGCGGTCAGTTTGCTATGTCAGTGCATGATGACTTCCGAAGGCAGGGTTTGGGAGAGAAATTCCTTGATATTACAATTGGGATAGCGCAGGATAATGGATTGCGGGAGATTTACGGAATGGTGCTTTCCGAGAATGATAAAATGCTGAGATTGAGCAGGAGAATGGGATTTAAGTTGATGAGGCTGCCCGATGGCGTCACCAGGGTCAGTTTGAAGCTCGATTAAAATACCTGGAAGTACCGGACCCCAGGATCTCAATCATTTTTATGTAACAAATTCTATTTATTTCGTAAAAAAATTGATAATATTTTGGAACACGACATAATTTAAAGAATTGACGCGATGCATAAAAATACAAAAACACCTCGCCTGAATAGGATTGAATCACCGATTTTACGACTAGCCAAACCTTATCTGCAGACGAGAAACAACGAACTTCATACCAGGAATGCAATAGAATTTGCTTTCAGGTTGCTTGCAATCCACCAAGCTGAGAGAGCTGTAGTAATTCCGGCTATAATTTTGCACGATGTGGGATGGTGCAGGGTCTCTGAAGAAATTATTGGAAAGGTGTGCCGGGCTAATCCTGACAAGGATCTCCTAAGGATTCATGAAGAAGAAAGCTTGAAAATTGCAAGGGAAATCCTTGGAATAGTCAGTTATGATCCCTTAAGAACAAATGAGATACTTGAAATAATTGATGGTCACGACACGCGGAGTAAGGCCTTCTCGATCAACGATAAAATTGTGCAGGATTCGGACAAGTTGACTCGCTTTGCAGGAAGCTTCTGGTTTCTGGCTCGACGGTTTCCGATAACACCTGAGGCATTTGTGATATCGCTTGAACGTCTTATAGACCGATGGTTCTTCCTCCCGGATTCTAAAGAAATGGCCAGAATTGAGCTTTCACGGCGTCTTACAGAAATGGATAGTTAGTTCCCGTTCGGAAAGGGTACTTTTCCGCCCCGGCGGCGTCGATCCGTGGTCTTCCTTGTGCGGCGTACATGTTGTTCGTCTCCGCGCAATCCCTTCATCTTCTTGCCGGAACGAAAAATTCCTCCTTTCCGATTCGGGAACCAATAGTTTCTCATCCGTAGTTAGCGAATGGAAACTAGTTAGGACACCAGGAAAGATCATTTCAAGCCCATTTACCATCAAAATATTTAAAATTAATGATTTTTGCTATATAATAAATAATATGAATGTACTTATTATAGAGGATGAAGAAAAGTTAGCAAGCTTCATAAGCAAAGGCCTGGAGGAAGAGGGGTATACAGTAGAAACTGCTTACGACGGCAAGACAGGGCTTGAATTTTTAGGCGAGCACAGTTACGATATTATCCTTCTCGATCTCATGATACCGGAAATAGATGGGTTTGAAGTTCTCAGAAATATGCGGACATGGGGCATTGATACTCCTGTATTGATAATTACAGCAAAAACCTCAAAAGAAGATGTTATAAAAGGACTCGATACAGGAAGCGATGATTATCTCACAAAGCCTTTTTCCTTTGATGAACTTCTTGCAAGAATACGGGCATTATTGAGAAGAAGCAAAAAGGCAGATGCCCATATTCTTGAATATAAAGAACTGGTTCTAAACCCATATAATAGAAAAATGAACATAGCATCTAAAGAAGCAGAATTGACTGAAAAAGAGTACATGATATTGGAATTTATGATGAAGAACAAAGAAAAACCATTGACCAGAAAAGAAATTGCAGAATACGCATGGCAAAATGCAAACGATTCAACTAATATAGTAGATGTTTATGTCAATTTTCTCAGAAAGAAGATGGAATCTTTATCATCTAAGAAATATATACACACTGTAAGGGGCACCGGTTATATCCTGAAAGAAGAAAATGAAAAAAATTAATTTACCTATAAGATGGAGACTCACATTATGGTATGGGTTGATACTTACCTTAATCCTTTCAGTTTTTTCTAGCGGAGTATATACCTACTTCAGGAACAGTCTTCAAAAAAGCATAGACGAAAAGATTAAATCTATCGGCGAGATATTGTCATCCTCAATGTCGGAAAGTCATAACACAAGCGTATTCGGAAACTTTGAAAGATACCTTGAAAATGTCCTTGGCAAGCGGCCGAAGGGTAAATTCATTCAGATAATGGATACCTCAGGAAAAATCGGTGCAAAAATGAACGATATTGAAACCGAAGTCCTGCCGTCAAGTTTTAAAACGCTTGAAAGAGTGCTCAACGGAGAAGTTGTCTACGAAACAATGGAACGGGTAAAACCGAGACTGAGGATGGTTACAATCCCCATTATAGAGAATAAAGAAAGCAAGAAGGTAACTAGCATTGTCCAGGTAGGTACATCATTAGAGGACTTTGATGAAACCATGAAAAAGCTCCTTATTATCATGTTAATCAGCATCCCCACCTCTATAGGCGTCAGCATAGTGAGCGGCTATTTTCTGGCAAAGAAAGCATTGCGTCCTGTTGATCAGATAAGGAAGGCTGCTGTAAAGATTACGTTGAGCAACCTCGGCGAGAAAATTGATATCGGAAGCAGAAGGGATGAACTTAGCAGGCTTGCAAGGACCTTTAATGAAATGATCAGCAGATTACGGGACTCATTCCTGAGGATAAATCAATTCAGTATCGATGTTTCGCATGAGTTAAAAACCCCTCTAACAATATTAAAGGGACAGACAGAGGTTGCATTAAGAAAAGATAGAGAAAATGAAGATTATAAAAGCATACTTAAGAGTAACCTCGAAGAGATTAACAGAATGGCAGAAATTATTGATGACCTGCTACTACTCTCCAAGGCTGAAACAAAAGAGGTAAAACTGAGCTTTGAAGATGTTTCACTGAGAGATCTGATTGCTGATGTTTGTATGAATGTTAAGATATTTGCAGACAACAAAGGGATAGGATTGATGATTAAAGAACTGGAAGATGTTAAAATAAAGGGCGATGAACTGAAACTCAGGAGGATGTTCCTGAATATTGTAGAAAATGGCATTAAATATACCCAGCCGGGGGGTAAGGTAGATATATCTTCTTCTATCAATAATGGCTATGTACAGATTGACATAAAAGACAACGGCGTCGGTATAGCAGAAGATGATATTAAGTTTATCTTTGACAGGTTCTACAGAGGGGACAAATCGAGAAAACGCGAGAGCGGCAGCGGTCTTGGTCTATCGATAAGTAAATGGATTGCCGAAATGCATAAAGGTACAATAGAAGTAAAGAGCGGGCTGTCAGAAGGCAGCTTGTTCTCGATAAAATTGCCTGTATAATTGGAGGAGTTTCTATGAGAAACAGAAGATGGTATTTGGTCATTATCTTACTGGTTATTATTTTGTCAGGATTTATGTATGTGAGGAGCAAGGTATTTACCAGGGAATCCTGGTTTAATGCAACAAATATGGATGTAAAGAAGGTTGTTTATGATAAAGGCTTGCCGAGTTTAAGCGAGCTTGTAAAAGATGTAAAACCTTCTGTAGTGAATATCAGCACGACGACTGTCATTAAAGGCCCTGACATGCAAGAGCGGTTTTTCGGCCAGCAAAACCCTCAGCAAAATCCTTTCAAGGATTTTTTTGGTAACGATTTTTTTGAGAATTTTTTTGGTAATACACCAAGAAAGGAGTTCAAGCACAAAAGTCTCGGCTCAGGTTTTATAATCGACAAAGAAGGGTATATCCTGACCAACAACCACGTTGTGGAGAGAGCGGTGAGTATAAAAGTAAAACTCTCTGATGAGAAGGAATATGATGCCAAAGTGATAGGTAAAGATGCCAAGACCGATATTGCTTTAATCAAAATAGATGCGAAGCACAATCTTCCTGTTGCAGTATTCGGAGATTCCGGAAAGCTGGAAGTTGGTGATTGGGTAATTGCTATCGGCAACCCCTTTGGCCTTGAACAAACCGTTACGGCAGGCATTGTCAGCGCAAAGGGCAGGGTTATAGGCGCCGGACCCTATGATGATTTTATTCAGACTGATGCATCAATCAATCCGGGTAACAGCGGAGGGCCTTTATTTAATTTGAAAGGCGAGGTTGTTGGAATAAACACTGCTATTGTTTCGGGGGGACAGGGAATAGGTTTTGCTATCCCGATAAATGCTGCCAAAGAAATGCTTGCTCAATTAAAGTCAAAGGGTAAGGTTACAAGAGGATGGCTTGGCGTAGTAATACAGAAGATAACTCCAGAGATTGTGAAGAGCTTTGGCTTGAAAGAGTCTGAAGGAGCTCTTGTATCGGATGTGATGGAACAGAGTCCTGCAGAAAAGGCAGGGATTAAAAGAGGAGATATTATCGTATCTTTTAACGGGAAGAAGATAAAGGATATGGACATGCTCCCGAGACTGGTGGGAGGAGCAGAAATAGGCAAACAGGTCAAGGTCGGTATTGTCAGGGATGGGAAACCCCTTGAAGTAAATGTTACGATAGATGAATTAAAAGAAGAAAGTGCCCAGGCATCTAAGAAACCTGAAATAGAAAAGGATTTTGGACTTGTTGTGCAGAATATTACACCTGATATTGCAAAGCATCTGAACATAAAAGATAAAAAAGGGGTAATCGTAACGGATGTGCAACCGGGAAGCCCTGCCCAAAATGTAGACATACGTTCCGGAGATGTCATAAAGGAGATTAACAGAAAACCTATAAGGAATATTACTGATTTTAAGGATGCTATGAAGAGGGGAAATGTTAAGGAAGGCATAGTTTTACTGGTGAGGAGAGAAAACGCAACATTCTACATAGTATTAAGAGAGGAATAAATGTAATTCACGGCTTATACGGATCGGAAAAGCTATGAAGAGGTTTAGCTTTTGCGATCCGTTGTCTCTAAATCTGTGTTTTTACAATTGTGATCTGTGAATAATTTTCTTTTCATTATATTTTAGTTGAGGTAAGATAAAAATTATGGCAGTTTACGAATGGCAGGGTAAAACACTAAAAGGTGAGAAAAAATCAGGAGTTACAAGAGCTGATTCCGAGGCTTACCTTAGGGCCGTTTTGAGAAAAGACGGCATTATTCTCACTAAATCAACTGAAAAAAAAGAAATTGTAAAAAAGGAAAAGTATAATCCGAAGAAAAAAATTGACCAGTTAAGTGTTGTAATTTTTACGAGACAGCTCTCAACAATGATTTCATCAGGTCTTCCTCTTGTCCAATCCCTTGATATACTCTCCAACCAGATTGAGAATAAGAACCTGCGGGGCATTGTCAGGGAGATAAAAGAAAAGATAGAGGGTGGATCAAGGTTTGCCGATAGCCTTAGGGATTACCCGCAATGTTTTGATCCATTGTATATAAATCTTGTTGTTGCAGGTGAAGAGGGCGGCCTGCTCGATACGGTACTGTCAAGGCTTTCTGTCTACATGGAAAAATCCATGAAATTGAAAAAGAAAGTAAAATCTGCAATGATATATCCTATCAGCATTATTATTGTTGCAATTGTTGTGGTAATGGTGCTTCTAATTTTCGTGATACCAGTTTTTGAGAAGATGTTTAAAGATATGGGAGCTGGCCTTCCGGCGCCTACACAGTTTGTGGTTAATCTGAGCAGATTGTTAAAATCAAGCATACATTTTATAATCGGTGCTCTTGTATTATTTGTTTTTCTTTTTAAGAGATACTATAGAACCGAAAACGGAAAACGCAAGGTGGACAACCTTGTCCTGAAGCTCCCCATCTTTGGTATTCTTACAATCAAGGCATCAGTTGCAAGAATAACAAGGACGCTTGCCACGCTGTTATCGAGTGGTGTTGCCATTCTTGAAAGTCTTGCAATCGTGGCAAAAGTTGCAGGCAATAAGGTCATTGAAGAGGCATTGATTGTTGCAAGGGCGCGTATTAGTGAAGGCAGAAGCATGTCAGAGCCTCTTGAGGAAAGTGGTGTTTTTCCTCCAATGGTGGTCCAGATGATCCAGGTTGGCGAATCCACGGGCGCACTGGACACCATGTTGAATAAAATTGCAGATTTTTACGAAGAAGATGTTGATAATCTTGTAACGAACCTGACGGCAATGATGGAGCCGATGATTATGATGTTTCTCGGTGTTATATTGGGCGGCTTGGTTATTGCCATGTACCTGCCCATATTCAAACTCGGAGAGACGGTAGGATAAGCTCAGTTTCTCCATTTAACTTCATTTTTGTATCATAATTATGAAAATATTTTTGCCTTATATGAACTTCCGGAACTTTTATGAGAACCTTTGGGTGTTTTTAAATCCCTCTTATTATTTTTACTATTTCTTCAATGGTCGTTGTACCGTTGAATAATTTTTTCAACGCATTTTCGCGAAGTGTAACCATACCGTTTTTTAATGCTGCCTTGCGGACTTCATTTGAAGACGCCTTGTTTTTTGTTAATTCACATATCTCATCATCTATTTTCATAATTTCAAAAACAGCCGTTCTACCTAAATAGCCCGTTCCTCTGCATTCCAGACAACCTTCGCCTCTATGTAAAACAATATTCTTTTTTTTGCCCGTATCAATTCCCAATTCTTTTTTCAGATGTTCTTCTTTTACTTCAAAAGATGTCTTGCAATGCGGACATATTTTGCGAACAAGACGTTGAGCTACTACCCCTATTAAAGTAGAAGCGATTAAAAAAGGTTGTCCGCCCATATCAATGAGGCGCGTAATTGCCGTAGGGGCGTCATTTGTGTGAAGTGTGCTGAGAACAAGGTGTCCGGTAAGCGCTGCCTGTATTGCGTTTTGAACTGTTTCTGTGTCGCGGATTTCACCTACCATAATGATATCCGGGTCCTGTCGTAACATGGTCCGTAATATTTTACCGAAAGTCAAATCAATCTGGGGATTGACAGCAACCTGATTAAACATGTCATGGACAAGTTCAATCGGATCTTCGATAGTACATATATTCAATTCCGTGCTGCTCAGCTTATTCAAAGCAGAATACAGTGTTGTTGTTTTACCACTGCCGGTGGGACCTGTCACAAGGATTATCCCATATGGATGACGGATAAATTCATTGAATAATGAGGAATCGTTATTTGAAAAGCCCAATTCGTCAATGTCCTGGAGGAGAATGTCAGGATCAAATATTCTAAGCACTACTTTTTCGCCAAAGGCAGTAGAGACGGTTGAAACGCGAAGCTCTATTTCCTGTTCCTTATGAACAATCTTTATCCTTCCGTCCTGAGGCCGCCGTTTTTCAGCAATATTCATTCCTGCCATTGTTTTAATACGGGAAACAATGGCGTTGTAAACCACCTTTTTAAGTATATATACATTGTGAAGAATCCCGTCTATCCTGAAACGGACAATACTGATATCCCTTTTAGGCTCAAGGTGTATGTCGCTTGCTCTTTGATCAAATGCATAATAGAAAAGGTTATTTACCGATTCGACTATTGGCCGCGAAGCATGATCCTGAGCTCCTGAAATTTGGAGACCCTTATGCAAACGCTCTAAATTGCCTAAATCTACAGTGCTGATTTTTCCATGAAGAATCATTTCCTGCTCTGCGGCAGACAATGAATCCATCAGACCGTAAGTCATATTGAAAACACTGTCTATGTTCTTTTTTGTGCAAAGCACTATCTCTATCTTCAACCCTGTCATTTTTGCGATATCATCAAAGGGATAATGCAAGAATGGGTTGGAAATGGCAAGAGTCAGAGTTTCGTTCTGTTTTTTTATTGGGATTAACCCGTATGCTTTGGCAAATTTTCCGGGTATCATTTCTGTGATTGCGCGAGAATCAAGCTCCAAAGGATCAATTTTTATAAATTCAATCCTCATATATGCTGCCAATGTTTTTAAAAAAACCTCTTCCTGTATAATATGCATATCCAGTATTATATCTTCAATCTCCTTCTTAGAAGAGATTCTGGTTTGTTCAATTTCAATGATTTGTTTTTCAGAGATCAGGTTGTTTTTGGTTAAAATTGCGTATAAATCTTTTCTATCTATATTTTTTAGCATAGCATGAACACCTCCATAACTGAGGGATAGGTTCTTTAACGTGTTGAGACCTGAGTTCTAATACAGCTAAACGTTTCATATATCCGGGAGGGCTGCTAATGATCCATCAGTTGTTTTCTTCCATTCCAAAATTGCCGACAGTGCCCTTTCGATTACTCTTTCTTTATACTTTTTGTTGTAGTCCTTAAGAATCCCGAAATTGACATTCATGGGTTGAAAGTTTTTTGTTGGTGTGGTGATATAGCTTGCCAGTGCACCGACACAGGTCTCTTCTGGTGGAAGAAGGAATTCCCTGCCCTCAAGAGAGGCCAATGCCGAGATGCCGGCAACAATACCCATGGCTGCTGATTCCACATATCCTTCCACACCTGTTATTTGTCCTGCGAAGAAGACCTGTTCGCCATTTCTAAGACTGAGATTTTTGTTAAGGACAACCGGGGAGTTGATGTATGTGTTTCTGTGGATGCTCCCATGCCTTAAGAATATGGCATGTTTCAGTGCAGGAATGAGCGCGAAAACCCTTTCCTGCTCCGGATATGTGAGTTTGGTCTGAAAACCTACCATATTGTACATAGCGCCGGATGCGTTTTCTTTTCTCAATTGTATAACTGCAAAAGGTCTTTTATTTGTCCGTTTGTCGATGATGCCGACAGGTTTTGCGGGACCATAAAGGAGAGTCTGTTTACCTCTGCCGGCCATAACCTCAACAGGCAGACATCCTTCAAAATATGGGGTTTTTTCAAATTCCCGCAGATCTACCTTCTCTGCCTTAAGGAGTTCCTCGTAAAATACACTGTATTCTTCCTCGGTAAGGGGGCAGTTGAGATAGTCTCCGGTGTCCTCCATGTAGCGGGAACCGAAGAAGGCCTTTTCCATGTCTATTGATTCTTTGTCGATAATCGGAGATATGGCATCAAAAAAGGACAGGTTTTCTGCACCTGTAGCTTCACGGATTTTTTCTGCCAGAGCATCGCTGGTAAGAGGTCCTGTGGCAATAATTGTA
This DNA window, taken from Pseudomonadota bacterium, encodes the following:
- a CDS encoding alpha/beta hydrolase encodes the protein MKKIAAYAGMILLVAYSIIMGAIYFKQDSMIYFPEKEILQTPQSINLYYREVNFQTKDNINISGWYIPANPEKGIILFCHGNAGNVSHVIERIRIFHEMNFSALFFDYRGYGKSTGKPSEEGTYLDAEAAWDYLIQCGNSPEKIIVYGQSLGGAIATEVAIRKKPVALIIESSFTSMPDLGSKLYPWLPVKLLAKYQYSTLTKISIINFPKLIIHSPDDEIVPFKHGRILYEKASQPKDFLEIRGGHNDGFLLSSTIYQDGLIKFFEKYKLIR
- a CDS encoding GNAT family N-acetyltransferase; this translates as MGNLKKVLNPKTIAFIGSEDREGTIERSIFDNLLSSGERQVFAVSPDRRKMLHIDCYPSVSFIDEHIDLAVIAVHDELITDIAEECGKKGVEGAIIISAGPKYERKKFENEIWNIKKNYGIRIIGPDSNGIILPNNNLNTTFLKAHPVAGNIAFISQSSTIGNTMLHWGMDNHIGFSMFASLGSMVDVDFADLIDFLQEDYYTKSIMLYVEHIKDAKKFLSASRCFARNKPIVVFKPGRYPQSTETLFSRTGVETGSDAVYDAAFRRVGIVRTKETMDFFDTAKVLVSRSLPRGPRLGVITNSGSISIIACDTLAEQKGQLARLSEKSMKKLCRIMPSYWKANNPFDLFGDADIERYIEITDVCLRDDGVDGVLIVYAPAPYHDPGELARRIVELSLKTTKPIVAVWMGGQYSLQGLDILEKANIPVYTTPEVAVRACMYMFKYRRNIEILNETPEEAPENKMGLTNHLKAVIRNAVKGNKEILDEDDAANFLKNYEIPFLKKSDPHGKSVTTESIVDEWSLRSKKDVDFGTVILFVSMAGGYRNRTGFAVGLPPLNQVLAKYMMDEAEFRATNKSVMRHMEEILMNFSSLIVDFPEIAEIEIEVAVTADDRVYARNTTICIDKNYQKGVAHYPHLVIMPYPTKYIMPWRLRDGRDVILRPLKAEDEPLIKEMMSTLSEETLRLRFFVALKINHRMLMNFCNIDYDREIAIIAELNEGDKKRIIGGGRLIVEPDSGSGQFAMSVHDDFRRQGLGEKFLDITIGIAQDNGLREIYGMVLSENDKMLRLSRRMGFKLMRLPDGVTRVSLKLD
- a CDS encoding HD domain-containing protein gives rise to the protein MHKNTKTPRLNRIESPILRLAKPYLQTRNNELHTRNAIEFAFRLLAIHQAERAVVIPAIILHDVGWCRVSEEIIGKVCRANPDKDLLRIHEEESLKIAREILGIVSYDPLRTNEILEIIDGHDTRSKAFSINDKIVQDSDKLTRFAGSFWFLARRFPITPEAFVISLERLIDRWFFLPDSKEMARIELSRRLTEMDS
- a CDS encoding response regulator transcription factor; the encoded protein is MNVLIIEDEEKLASFISKGLEEEGYTVETAYDGKTGLEFLGEHSYDIILLDLMIPEIDGFEVLRNMRTWGIDTPVLIITAKTSKEDVIKGLDTGSDDYLTKPFSFDELLARIRALLRRSKKADAHILEYKELVLNPYNRKMNIASKEAELTEKEYMILEFMMKNKEKPLTRKEIAEYAWQNANDSTNIVDVYVNFLRKKMESLSSKKYIHTVRGTGYILKEENEKN
- a CDS encoding ATP-binding protein — its product is MKKINLPIRWRLTLWYGLILTLILSVFSSGVYTYFRNSLQKSIDEKIKSIGEILSSSMSESHNTSVFGNFERYLENVLGKRPKGKFIQIMDTSGKIGAKMNDIETEVLPSSFKTLERVLNGEVVYETMERVKPRLRMVTIPIIENKESKKVTSIVQVGTSLEDFDETMKKLLIIMLISIPTSIGVSIVSGYFLAKKALRPVDQIRKAAVKITLSNLGEKIDIGSRRDELSRLARTFNEMISRLRDSFLRINQFSIDVSHELKTPLTILKGQTEVALRKDRENEDYKSILKSNLEEINRMAEIIDDLLLLSKAETKEVKLSFEDVSLRDLIADVCMNVKIFADNKGIGLMIKELEDVKIKGDELKLRRMFLNIVENGIKYTQPGGKVDISSSINNGYVQIDIKDNGVGIAEDDIKFIFDRFYRGDKSRKRESGSGLGLSISKWIAEMHKGTIEVKSGLSEGSLFSIKLPV
- a CDS encoding DegQ family serine endoprotease, encoding MRNRRWYLVIILLVIILSGFMYVRSKVFTRESWFNATNMDVKKVVYDKGLPSLSELVKDVKPSVVNISTTTVIKGPDMQERFFGQQNPQQNPFKDFFGNDFFENFFGNTPRKEFKHKSLGSGFIIDKEGYILTNNHVVERAVSIKVKLSDEKEYDAKVIGKDAKTDIALIKIDAKHNLPVAVFGDSGKLEVGDWVIAIGNPFGLEQTVTAGIVSAKGRVIGAGPYDDFIQTDASINPGNSGGPLFNLKGEVVGINTAIVSGGQGIGFAIPINAAKEMLAQLKSKGKVTRGWLGVVIQKITPEIVKSFGLKESEGALVSDVMEQSPAEKAGIKRGDIIVSFNGKKIKDMDMLPRLVGGAEIGKQVKVGIVRDGKPLEVNVTIDELKEESAQASKKPEIEKDFGLVVQNITPDIAKHLNIKDKKGVIVTDVQPGSPAQNVDIRSGDVIKEINRKPIRNITDFKDAMKRGNVKEGIVLLVRRENATFYIVLREE
- a CDS encoding type II secretion system F family protein; translation: MAVYEWQGKTLKGEKKSGVTRADSEAYLRAVLRKDGIILTKSTEKKEIVKKEKYNPKKKIDQLSVVIFTRQLSTMISSGLPLVQSLDILSNQIENKNLRGIVREIKEKIEGGSRFADSLRDYPQCFDPLYINLVVAGEEGGLLDTVLSRLSVYMEKSMKLKKKVKSAMIYPISIIIVAIVVVMVLLIFVIPVFEKMFKDMGAGLPAPTQFVVNLSRLLKSSIHFIIGALVLFVFLFKRYYRTENGKRKVDNLVLKLPIFGILTIKASVARITRTLATLLSSGVAILESLAIVAKVAGNKVIEEALIVARARISEGRSMSEPLEESGVFPPMVVQMIQVGESTGALDTMLNKIADFYEEDVDNLVTNLTAMMEPMIMMFLGVILGGLVIAMYLPIFKLGETVG